ATTGGCCCCGGCGAAACCACGCTGACCTTCACGGACGAGCCGGCGGGCGCGCACCGGGCCGAGGCGGCGGTCGCCTACCGCGACCGGTGGTGGTAACCATGGAATACGCCGTGGAAGTATACGACCGGCGCGGCCTTCGGGTTGCCCGCTACGACCGGCTTCCCCTGATGGAAGCCACCCGCACCGCCCCGGACGAGCCGGATGTCATCGAAGGGCTTCTCCCCGAGGGCATCGCCGAGCTGGGACCCGGCTACCGAATCGCGGTGCTGCTCGAAGAGCAGATGTTCTGCGAGGCAGAGGTGACGTGGCTGGGACCGCAGTGGAGCGACACCAGGAAACTCATCCTCGATCGCTACGTGCCCTTCCACGAGGTCATCGCATTTCGCGCGGAACGCGATGGCGCGGACCGCAACGCGCGCGTGACCCGAGGCTACGGCCCGGGGCGCATCGACGCGATGGTCAAAGATATCATCAACGCAGCCGAGGGTCCGGTTCACTACCTCGTGGCCCACGGTGCGTACCCCGATGGCGCCGTGCGCGAATACGGGAAGTACGTTTCCCGCAAGACGCCGGCCAGCGAGCTCGGGACTGGCGGAATCGCCTCCGGCCAATGGGTCGAGACCCCCCGGCTCGATGCGAGCGCGGCGTATGCCAAAGACGGCGATACCATCGCCGGGCTGGCCGTCGACGGAATACCCTGGCCAGACCTGCGTCTGATGATGGTCGATTGCGAGGAGCTGTCGAAGAACAGCCATGCCGTTGCGCGCCATCCCGAAATTGCGGGGTGGACCGCCAGCCGCTATGCCGCGAGCGGCTACGCGCTGGCCGCGGAGGCGTCGCGGCGGACGCTCCAGAGGCTCATCGATACCAAAGGCATCGACGCGGTCGAATTGAACCCGCACCGGGGCTATGACGGCGCCTACGACGACCGCGTAGACGTCTACGGCCGCTATATCGGGCTGGTCTACGGCGGGGGCGAGTGTTTCAACGCGGCCATGGTCGAGCTGGGCGGGTCCGGCGTCTACCTTTACGAAAACGGAAGATTCCATGAGCCTGAGATGCGTCTGAAGGAGTATTTCTCGTATGCGCAACCTTGCAAGGACTCTGTAGACGGCGGCGCGGCGGCGTTGACCGCGTTCGAGGCGGACCACGGCGTTTTCGACCTGCTTACGGCATTGGCGTACGCGGGCGGGTGCGTCTGGACCACCGATACCGGCGGCGCGGTGCATTTTCGCAACGCTGAAGACTGCGATCACGTGTTGCTCTACGACCCTGTGGTCTGCGGCGCGCTGATGGCTTCCAACAGCGGCGGCATCGTCAATGCCATCTGTTTTGAGGGCAATCCCATCCTCGGGCCCATCGAAAAGACGTATGTGCGCGGAGAAAGCGCCGACGCCTTCGGTTATCGAGGCAAGGGGCTCCGTCATTTCGGCATCGTTCACGAGGATGACGCAGACCTGCTTGTGAACGGGCTCCTCGACGACCTCGCCTATCCCGAGGCGGCTGGAAGCATCACCCTGCACCACGGATGCAACGCGGTCCATGTCGGGGACCTCATCGAGATTCGCGGCGCGCCGGTGCGCCGGCTCGACCCGCCTCTCGAGAGCGAATGGGGCGGACGGTTCGCGGGGCGTCTTGTGAGACGGGTGAACCGTGTCACCCACCGGTTCTCGGGCCGCGCCGTTACGACCACGCTCGGGTGCGCGCCGCCCCTGCGCTCGGCCGCGAATCCCTTGCGGCGCATGACACAACACGAGGGGACCGAGACGTCCCTGTCTCAGTTTCGATTGGATGCCGTGTCGGCGGGCCTGGATCTGGTCCATCATCTGGATTGACTACGGAGGGCTGTCTGACGACGGCCTCAGCGGGGAACATCATGGCGATACGCGGAAAAGGATATATCAAGACTTCCTGGGCTTTTCAGGAACGGCCCGTAGCCTCGGCGAAACTCAACACGTGGGACGGCCGCATCGAGGCCGCATTCGAACTTCTTATGAATCTCGCGAGCCTGGCGTGGGGCGGCGGCGACGGCGTGCTCCGAAACGCGGCGGACGGCGATCTGGGCGTGGTGGCGGCCTCGCCGCCGGGCATGTCCGTTACGGTCTCGCCGGGGTATGCCTTTATCAACCGGTTTCCGTTCCGCCTCGAGGCCCCGGCCAGCCTGGGAGGGATTGCCGCGCCCGCGGCCTATCCGCGCATCGACCTTGTGCAGGCGCGGCTTGACACGTGGGACGTAACCATCAAGCCGGGCGCCGAGTCGGCTTCGCCCTCGCCCCGCGCGCCCGATACCGCGTGCCTCGCGCTGGCGGAGCTGTATCTGCGGCCCGGCATGACAGGGGTCCTTGATGCCGACGACGGCGTAAACGGATATATCCGGGATGTCAGAACGTATGTGTAACCGGCGAAACGACGTGCGATTGTTGACCAGCCTCGACGGGCAGGACGTGTCGCATTTCCGGCTGCGCGAATTCGAGAACGCGGCGGGGCTGGCCATGGTGCATCCGGCGCTTCTCGAATCTCTGGAGCGTACCCGGCGGGACCTCTGCGAGATGGCCGGCGAAACCGTGTGGCTCATCATCACGGACGCCGTGCGCACCGAGGCCGATCTGCGCCGCCTGGCCGCCCGCTACGGCTGGGCGGACCAAGGAGGAACGGTCGCGCGCAACTCGAAACATCTGGCGACATTCGGCGGCATCGCGGCCGACCTCGTGGCTGTGAACGCGCGAACCCGCGAACGCGTCCCCCAGAGGATTGTCGGGACCGTGTGCCGCCGCCACTTCGATTGGGTAAAGGATGACTACAACGACGGGCACGTTCATGCGGACAACCGCGACCGCGCAACCCCGCATGCGTGACCGGGAGGATACCATTCGTGACGGCAAACGACGCGATTCATACGGAGCAGGGACTTCTGCTCCTTGGCACCGTGCTGGCCGGGGTGTGGTCCCTGTTCAAATCGACCGAGCTGTATGCCCGCCTGCACCGGCGGCGCTGCGAACGCGCTCTGCTGGCCCTCGAAGCGGGCGTCATGAACACCTACGAAACCTACGTGCGTGAGATCAAGGCGTCGCGCGAAGACGGCAAGCTGACTTCCGAGGAGCGCCGTGAAGCCCGGCGCCGCGCCAAGAACTACGCCCTCGATCTGGCACGGAGCGAAGGGCTCGACATCGCCCGCGAACTCGGCCATACCTACCTGGACACATGGCTGGAACGACTCGTGCGAAAACTCAAGAACTGACCTCGTCCGCCTTCTCCCCTGCCTCACGCGGGCGCCCCGGCACCGGGGCGCCCGCCTCGCCGTCTCCCGCGCGGGACGGACCCGTGTCGTCCCGTCTTGGCCGGGCTCCCGGTGGCGTCAGTCGTTGGCGGTCACCCCTCGTTGATGGCCTGTTTGAGGCGGCGTATGGCGGCGGGGATATCGTTAAAGCCCCAGACGTTCCGGCCCATGGTGGCGCCCGCGGCGCCGGCGCGTCCCACGTCACGGGCGAGCTGGGCCGCTTCATCGAGCGTAGCGCACCGCGGCCCCCCAGCGGAGACAACCGGCACGGGGATGTCGGCTACGATGTCGCGGAACGAAGCCACATCGCCCGTATAGGGAACTTTGACGAGATCGGCGCCCATTTCGAACCCGGCGCGGGCCGCGTAATGAACGTGCTCGGGGTCGTGCACCACCGAGTGCTTCTCGTCGCCGCTCTCGAGGGGATAGATGTGCGGGATCACAGGAAGGCCGAACGGCGCGGCGCACCGCACCACCTCGGCGAGGTGGCGCATGTAGGCGAGTTCCAAGTCGCCATACACAAACATTGCCACGGCGATCGCGTCGGCGCCGAGGCTCAGGGTCTCCTCGACGGTCGCGGTATCAGCGAAACTCGGCTCATCAGGCCGCAGGGCCATCGACTGAATGATGAGCGGGACGCGCCCCGCGTACGGGGTCATGAGGCGAATCGCGGCGCCCTTGTTCATCGTCACCGCGTCGGCCTCGCCCGCGATAACCTGTTCCAGGGTGGAAGCGATGCGCCGCAATTCCAGCGGAAAGCCTATCGGGTAGTTGATCATGTGATCGACGGCCACGGTCAGCACGCGCCGGGTCCGCCCTGCGAGAATGCGGTTCAGTCGGGTCGCTTTTCCAAGTGCGCTCACGGTATCTGCCTGCCTTTCTTCCAAACTTCCCCGGGATCGGCCTATGGTACGGCAACAGTGGCGTGTTCGCAAACATGCGGGCCTGAATCAGGCCGCCAAACGAGGCGGCCGCCCATGGCGTTTCGACAGGACTCCCGTGGGGGTCTTGGAAAACGGCG
The nucleotide sequence above comes from Candidatus Hydrogenedentota bacterium. Encoded proteins:
- a CDS encoding aldolase, whose product is MSALGKATRLNRILAGRTRRVLTVAVDHMINYPIGFPLELRRIASTLEQVIAGEADAVTMNKGAAIRLMTPYAGRVPLIIQSMALRPDEPSFADTATVEETLSLGADAIAVAMFVYGDLELAYMRHLAEVVRCAAPFGLPVIPHIYPLESGDEKHSVVHDPEHVHYAARAGFEMGADLVKVPYTGDVASFRDIVADIPVPVVSAGGPRCATLDEAAQLARDVGRAGAAGATMGRNVWGFNDIPAAIRRLKQAINEG